One genomic segment of Catalinimonas alkaloidigena includes these proteins:
- a CDS encoding TonB-dependent receptor plug domain-containing protein, with amino-acid sequence MKIFRITLISGLLLFFGLSAFIWKNDPIKSLMNTIEQKLQTYRVNYHPEKIYVQLDKPQYVAGETVWFKAYLVDAATNEPVSQEEVVHINILDKQGEAVERIKLKSTDGKIAGSLSLPSSLPGGEYQMVAYTDWMRNFDDESFFRKSIRIWEVTAEQEALQQSSTDQLSQLADLQFFPEGGDWVAGIESTIAFKATDREGLGVAVKGEIQDSEGNIVTSFESLHAGMGVFSLLPEAETQYTAVLTKADGSTERYQLPQVQENGYVLSVDEYAEQNQLLVDVKSKVNEREDLLLTLVGNDKMLYSEALSAAEGEHQVSIAKSELPAGINRITLVTAEGEPLAERLVFLHPERQLQLNVKMDEPQYLKREEVSLTVETTDADGNPVPANISLAITDEELVPEDLEKRNIFSHLLLTSDLKGFVEQPDYYFNDITEEKQLALRNVMMTHGWRRFAWNEELPQVAHTQKAALSIDGKLVKDNGDPVEHGEVILYVKDQHQIFLVEETDEEGNFSFEGFDFTDSVELVMQGTTAKGSRDVKVVMDEQGFVPEWNEATEFIAPDQLLATTEQYVSRSANQASVEESRLGLKEMLLKEIVVEERRENLVEPFKLHSRADVVIDAETLPIAPSGNILEALQGRIAGVQIYRSGMFDYRAVIRGYGSPLYLIDGVPVDASAMSMVSQYDIDRVEVLKGPSAAIYGGRGGGGVIALFTKRGGPQYEEVEPSENIILHKAHGFHKVREFYSPKYTAEGKTDLPDYRTTLYWNPNVQTNEEGKATVSFYTADRNTSYRIVMNGLTAAGLPGSAEYTFEVNTPEAVSP; translated from the coding sequence ATGAAAATATTTAGAATAACACTCATCAGTGGATTGCTCCTTTTTTTCGGTCTTTCAGCCTTCATCTGGAAGAATGATCCGATCAAAAGCCTGATGAATACCATAGAGCAGAAGTTACAGACCTATAGGGTAAATTATCATCCTGAAAAAATTTATGTGCAACTGGACAAACCTCAGTACGTAGCTGGAGAAACAGTGTGGTTCAAAGCCTATCTGGTAGATGCCGCTACTAACGAACCCGTTTCGCAGGAAGAAGTAGTACATATAAACATACTGGACAAGCAGGGTGAGGCAGTAGAGCGTATCAAACTTAAGTCAACAGATGGGAAAATTGCAGGAAGCTTAAGCCTGCCGAGTTCACTTCCGGGTGGCGAGTATCAGATGGTAGCCTATACTGATTGGATGCGTAATTTTGATGATGAGTCATTCTTCCGCAAATCCATTCGTATATGGGAAGTAACTGCCGAGCAGGAGGCATTACAACAAAGCAGTACCGATCAGCTAAGTCAGCTGGCTGATTTGCAGTTTTTTCCTGAGGGAGGAGACTGGGTAGCAGGTATTGAATCAACTATTGCCTTCAAAGCAACTGATCGTGAAGGACTAGGCGTAGCAGTAAAAGGTGAAATACAGGATAGTGAAGGTAATATCGTCACAAGCTTTGAGAGCCTGCATGCCGGCATGGGTGTTTTTAGCCTGCTGCCTGAAGCGGAAACCCAGTATACAGCCGTACTTACCAAAGCTGATGGAAGTACTGAGCGATATCAGCTTCCCCAGGTGCAGGAAAACGGGTACGTATTATCTGTAGATGAATATGCTGAACAGAATCAGTTGCTGGTTGATGTAAAAAGTAAGGTTAATGAGCGTGAAGACTTATTGCTGACTTTAGTAGGAAACGATAAAATGCTGTACTCAGAAGCTTTGTCAGCAGCAGAAGGTGAGCATCAGGTCAGTATTGCAAAGAGTGAATTACCTGCGGGTATTAACCGTATTACTCTGGTTACTGCTGAAGGTGAGCCGCTGGCGGAGAGGTTAGTATTCTTGCATCCCGAACGTCAGCTCCAGCTGAATGTCAAAATGGATGAGCCTCAGTACCTGAAAAGAGAAGAGGTAAGCCTTACCGTAGAGACCACTGATGCCGATGGCAATCCTGTACCTGCTAATATATCATTGGCGATAACGGATGAAGAGTTGGTACCGGAAGATTTGGAGAAGAGAAATATCTTTTCTCATCTATTGCTAACCTCTGACCTCAAAGGTTTTGTGGAACAGCCTGATTATTACTTTAATGATATTACTGAAGAGAAGCAACTTGCTTTGCGTAATGTAATGATGACACACGGATGGCGTCGCTTTGCATGGAACGAAGAACTGCCACAGGTAGCTCATACCCAGAAGGCAGCATTATCTATTGATGGTAAGCTGGTAAAGGATAATGGTGATCCTGTTGAACATGGAGAAGTAATCCTCTATGTCAAAGATCAGCACCAGATATTTCTGGTAGAAGAAACCGATGAAGAAGGTAACTTCTCTTTTGAAGGCTTTGATTTTACGGATAGTGTAGAGCTGGTCATGCAGGGTACAACCGCCAAGGGTAGCCGCGATGTGAAAGTAGTGATGGATGAACAAGGCTTCGTACCTGAATGGAATGAAGCGACTGAGTTCATTGCACCTGACCAACTGTTAGCTACTACCGAACAATATGTAAGCAGAAGTGCCAACCAGGCTTCGGTAGAAGAATCTAGACTGGGACTGAAAGAAATGCTGCTGAAAGAAATTGTGGTAGAAGAAAGACGTGAAAATCTTGTTGAGCCTTTCAAGCTGCATAGTAGAGCAGATGTGGTAATAGATGCCGAAACACTGCCCATAGCTCCTTCAGGCAACATTCTGGAAGCTTTACAGGGTAGAATCGCGGGCGTGCAAATATACCGCTCCGGTATGTTTGATTATCGTGCGGTGATCCGCGGATATGGCTCTCCACTTTATTTGATTGATGGTGTGCCGGTAGATGCCTCAGCCATGTCTATGGTAAGCCAGTACGATATAGACAGGGTTGAAGTACTCAAAGGTCCTTCTGCTGCCATTTACGGTGGTCGTGGAGGCGGGGGAGTCATCGCACTTTTTACCAAGCGGGGTGGGCCACAGTACGAAGAAGTGGAACCCTCTGAGAACATCATTCTGCATAAGGCCCATGGCTTCCATAAGGTAAGAGAATTTTACTCTCCTAAGTACACTGCTGAGGGTAAGACAGATTTGCCTGATTACCGCACTACTTTGTACTGGAACCCTAATGTACAGACCAATGAAGAGGGTAAAGCTACGGTATCATTCTATACTGCCGACAGAAATACCAGCTACCGCATAGTGATGAACGGACTTACTGCTGCCGGCCTTCCCGGAAGTGCAGAATATACATTTGAAGTCAATACACCGGAAGCAGTCTCTCCCTAA
- the recQ gene encoding DNA helicase RecQ codes for MAADISQLLKTYFGYENFRPQQEEIITHTLNKQDSLIIMPTGGGKSLCYQLPALALDGLTLVISPLIALMQDQVDALKANGIAAAALNSSNTAEEKREIKSQMDEGTLKLLYISPERALTPAFINFIKNRKVSFIAIDEAHCVSIWGNDFRQEYTRLPEMMRHFPHVPFMALTATADRATQTDIAEKLALRNPQKFLSSFERKNLHLQVAPAVQRLHSIKDYVVERKDECGIIYCLSRKSTEKISSALCEVGIKAAYYHAELSGAERNRIQQAFQQDEIKVICATIAFGMGIDKPNIRYVLHFNLPKNIESYYQEIGRAGRDGLAADTILYFSFQDAQILRQFIDDSAADESFKIVQRSKLNRMLEFGQASSCRTNMVLSYFGEHRSEACGHCDNCLNPPEHFDGTVLCQKALSAAKRLNEGVAVNMLVDILRGSERKEIISQGYNQIRTFGAGKDISREDWLSYVGQMINQGVLEIDFTDYNKLKVTHIGEQVLFEGQKIKLSKPSHAPEKKVGKSKTATFEDALFDHLRDVRKNLAKHEDVPAYVIFNDSTLQEMVAERPMYLSDMASISGVGKHKLEKYGEIFLSAIQSFVLKESTPKNIKGKTYLETYSMLKQGHSPEEIGAQRGLNVLTVYSHIAYLYEKGEAVDISAYIRDEEINEIMQAWYKLGKPEVLKDIYIQLEEKYPYYKLRLALSFIKRG; via the coding sequence ATGGCAGCGGATATATCTCAACTTCTCAAAACTTATTTTGGCTACGAAAACTTCCGACCTCAACAGGAGGAAATCATCACGCATACCCTGAATAAACAGGACAGCCTGATCATCATGCCTACCGGTGGGGGGAAATCACTTTGTTATCAGCTCCCCGCTTTGGCTTTGGATGGACTGACCCTGGTCATTTCTCCTTTAATCGCGCTGATGCAGGATCAGGTAGATGCCCTGAAAGCCAATGGTATCGCTGCGGCAGCGCTGAACAGTAGCAATACCGCTGAAGAAAAGAGGGAGATTAAGTCTCAGATGGATGAGGGGACGCTGAAATTGCTGTATATTTCTCCTGAGCGTGCCCTGACCCCTGCCTTCATTAACTTCATCAAAAACAGGAAAGTTAGTTTTATCGCCATAGATGAAGCACATTGTGTATCCATCTGGGGCAACGACTTTCGGCAGGAATATACCCGCCTTCCGGAAATGATGCGGCATTTTCCGCATGTGCCTTTTATGGCCCTTACCGCTACTGCGGATAGAGCAACGCAAACGGATATTGCTGAGAAGTTAGCGCTGAGAAATCCTCAGAAATTTTTATCCAGCTTTGAGCGGAAAAACCTTCATCTCCAGGTAGCTCCAGCAGTCCAAAGGTTACATTCCATCAAGGATTATGTAGTGGAAAGGAAGGATGAATGTGGTATCATCTACTGCCTGAGCCGTAAATCTACCGAGAAAATATCCAGTGCGCTCTGCGAAGTAGGCATCAAAGCAGCTTATTACCATGCGGAATTGAGCGGAGCGGAACGAAACCGTATACAGCAGGCTTTTCAGCAAGATGAAATCAAAGTAATTTGTGCGACCATCGCTTTTGGGATGGGCATAGATAAGCCCAATATCCGCTATGTGCTGCACTTCAATCTACCCAAAAATATAGAAAGCTACTATCAGGAAATTGGGCGGGCAGGCAGAGATGGATTGGCGGCAGATACCATACTGTACTTTAGTTTTCAGGACGCGCAGATACTGCGTCAGTTTATAGATGATAGTGCTGCCGATGAATCTTTTAAGATTGTGCAGCGCTCAAAACTAAACCGTATGTTAGAGTTCGGACAAGCTAGCAGCTGTCGTACCAATATGGTTTTGAGCTATTTTGGTGAGCATCGCTCCGAGGCCTGCGGCCATTGTGATAACTGCCTGAACCCTCCTGAGCATTTTGATGGGACCGTACTTTGTCAGAAAGCTCTATCCGCAGCTAAGCGACTAAATGAAGGTGTAGCTGTAAATATGCTGGTGGATATATTGAGAGGGTCGGAAAGAAAAGAAATTATTAGCCAGGGCTACAATCAGATCAGGACTTTTGGAGCCGGTAAAGATATCAGCCGTGAGGATTGGCTGAGCTATGTCGGACAAATGATCAATCAGGGTGTATTGGAAATCGATTTTACTGATTACAATAAGCTGAAGGTTACGCATATAGGAGAGCAGGTACTCTTTGAAGGGCAAAAAATCAAGCTATCCAAACCCAGCCATGCTCCGGAGAAAAAAGTGGGTAAAAGTAAGACTGCTACTTTTGAAGATGCGCTCTTTGACCATCTGCGTGACGTGCGAAAAAATTTGGCCAAGCATGAGGATGTACCTGCCTATGTTATTTTTAATGATTCTACCCTACAGGAGATGGTAGCAGAGAGGCCTATGTATCTGAGTGATATGGCTTCTATATCCGGAGTGGGTAAGCACAAACTGGAGAAGTACGGAGAGATTTTTTTGAGTGCCATTCAATCTTTTGTGCTGAAAGAAAGTACGCCTAAAAACATCAAAGGCAAAACTTATCTGGAAACCTATTCCATGCTTAAGCAAGGGCATTCTCCGGAAGAAATAGGAGCGCAGAGAGGATTGAACGTCCTTACGGTATATAGTCATATTGCCTACCTGTATGAAAAAGGTGAAGCGGTGGATATATCTGCTTACATCAGGGATGAAGAGATCAACGAAATAATGCAGGCGTGGTACAAACTTGGTAAACCTGAGGTGCTGAAAGATATCTACATTCAGCTGGAAGAAAAGTATCCCTACTATAAACTCCGACTTGCACTTTCTTTCATCAAACGAGGTTAA
- a CDS encoding DUF3820 family protein has translation MEGLQPQILEDLVRVRMPFGKYKDRLICDLPVSYLEWFANKGFPQGKLGMLLSTMLVIKSNGLDYLLAPLKRKPK, from the coding sequence ATGGAAGGATTACAACCACAAATACTGGAAGATCTGGTAAGGGTAAGAATGCCATTCGGTAAGTACAAAGATCGCCTGATTTGTGATTTGCCGGTGAGTTACCTGGAGTGGTTTGCCAACAAAGGCTTTCCTCAGGGCAAACTGGGCATGTTGCTTTCCACCATGCTGGTCATCAAAAGCAATGGGCTGGATTATCTGCTGGCACCTTTAAAAAGGAAACCGAAGTAA
- a CDS encoding alpha-L-rhamnosidase C-terminal domain-containing protein, giving the protein MFFILTPLSEKSKKSLFNLLFITFICAQAHAQLPPVFSDTYQRVAEKDERIKVYLSPQKILWQSTDEEQHIQNPEVLLQAGNGQSDLSNVKGTCLLRSSEDHTASILLDYGKELHGGLQLVTYFTTEDQKPIKVRLRFGESAMEAMAEPYTDQNATNDHALRDFTIDVPWLGKVEVGNTGFRFVRIDVLTPNADLRLREARAAFIFRDIPYLGSFKSSDQRLNKIWETGAYTVHLNMQNYLWDGIKRDRLVWVGDLHPEVMTVNTVFGYNEVVPKSLDLIRDVTPATEWMNGISSYSMWWIMIHRDWYQFHGDLAYLKEQEEYLNELLQKLMTYIDENNREKLDGNRFLDWPSSENPQAVHAGLQALLIMTLEAGQELSEILKNPEMQAACQAAVQRLRRYVPDHVGAKQAAALMTLAELLPAQQANQEVIAKNGAQNFSTFYGYYMLEAMAQAGDYAGAMEMIRTYWGGMLDKGATTFWEDFDLEMAKNSSAIDELNFEEARDIHGDFGEYCYIGYRRSLCHGWAAGPTPWLSEYVLGIQVVEPACKAIQITPHLGDLEWAEGTFPTPYGIVKVRHEKDERGEVQSSIEAPDEVRIIR; this is encoded by the coding sequence ATGTTCTTTATTCTTACGCCTCTATCTGAAAAGTCAAAAAAATCACTTTTCAACCTTTTATTCATTACCTTTATCTGTGCACAGGCCCATGCCCAGCTACCTCCGGTGTTTTCGGATACCTATCAGCGGGTGGCAGAAAAAGACGAGCGTATCAAAGTGTATCTCTCTCCTCAGAAAATTTTGTGGCAGTCAACAGATGAGGAGCAGCACATTCAAAACCCTGAAGTATTATTGCAAGCCGGAAACGGGCAGTCTGACCTGAGTAATGTCAAAGGCACATGCCTGCTGCGCAGCAGCGAAGATCATACCGCTTCTATCCTGCTTGACTATGGTAAAGAGCTGCATGGTGGGCTACAACTGGTGACCTATTTCACTACTGAAGACCAAAAGCCTATCAAAGTGCGCCTTCGCTTTGGAGAGTCAGCCATGGAAGCTATGGCAGAGCCTTATACCGATCAGAATGCGACCAATGATCATGCCCTGCGTGACTTTACCATAGACGTACCCTGGCTGGGCAAAGTAGAAGTGGGCAATACCGGCTTTCGCTTCGTTCGCATAGATGTGCTTACACCTAATGCTGACCTGAGGCTGAGAGAAGCCCGTGCTGCTTTCATCTTCCGCGATATTCCCTACCTCGGATCTTTTAAGTCCAGCGACCAAAGACTCAACAAAATCTGGGAAACCGGGGCGTATACTGTTCACCTAAACATGCAAAATTACCTCTGGGATGGCATCAAACGCGACCGACTGGTATGGGTAGGCGACCTGCATCCGGAAGTGATGACAGTCAATACGGTGTTTGGCTACAATGAGGTAGTACCCAAAAGCCTGGACCTGATACGGGATGTAACGCCCGCTACCGAATGGATGAATGGCATCAGCTCTTATTCTATGTGGTGGATCATGATTCATCGCGACTGGTACCAGTTTCATGGCGACCTGGCTTATCTGAAAGAGCAAGAAGAATATTTGAATGAGCTTTTGCAGAAACTGATGACTTATATTGATGAAAACAATCGGGAGAAGCTGGATGGTAACCGCTTTCTGGACTGGCCTTCCAGTGAAAATCCTCAGGCGGTACATGCGGGTTTGCAGGCGTTGCTCATCATGACGCTGGAAGCCGGGCAGGAACTCTCTGAAATTCTGAAAAACCCTGAAATGCAGGCAGCATGTCAAGCCGCCGTTCAGCGCCTGAGGCGATATGTTCCCGATCATGTTGGGGCTAAACAGGCTGCAGCTCTTATGACTTTGGCTGAACTCCTACCTGCTCAACAAGCCAATCAGGAAGTGATTGCTAAAAATGGTGCGCAGAACTTCTCTACTTTTTATGGTTATTATATGCTGGAAGCTATGGCGCAGGCCGGTGACTATGCGGGTGCCATGGAAATGATACGCACCTACTGGGGAGGCATGCTGGACAAAGGAGCAACCACCTTCTGGGAAGATTTTGACCTGGAAATGGCAAAAAATTCCAGTGCTATTGACGAGCTTAATTTTGAAGAGGCCAGAGACATACACGGGGATTTTGGCGAATACTGCTATATCGGCTATCGCAGAAGCCTTTGTCATGGCTGGGCAGCAGGCCCCACGCCCTGGCTGAGCGAGTATGTGCTGGGGATACAGGTAGTAGAGCCCGCTTGTAAAGCCATTCAAATTACTCCTCATCTGGGAGACCTGGAGTGGGCAGAAGGCACATTTCCTACGCCTTATGGTATAGTAAAAGTGAGACATGAAAAAGACGAGCGGGGAGAAGTGCAATCCAGCATTGAAGCTCCTGATGAGGTAAGGATTATTCGTTGA
- a CDS encoding Gfo/Idh/MocA family protein: MKDFNINRRHFLKSASASLALSTLGPGGLDIIFQDKPLRVGLIGTGWYGKSDLFRLLQVAPVEVKALCDPDNNMLSEAANLLSQRQKSEKKPRLYNDYRRLLADEELDIVIIGSPDHWHALQMIDAVKAGNHVYVQKPISVDVMEGEAMVAAARKYNKVVQVGTQRKSTPHLIDAKKKVVDAGLLGKVSHVEMCCYFHMRANGNPPVQEVPDFFDYEMWTGPAPMRPYDGLPHRRWWRTFMEYGNGIMGDMCVHMLDTVRWMLDLGWPKRISSQGGIYVQKDGKSNIADTQSAVFEYDELNCVWQHRSWGTPADPEYPWSFKLYGEKGTLEGSTMQADFIPYGDGEKIHFDVLYEKEKYPEDLTEKDIELNAAPATRLHMLDFLDAIKNGSKPIADIEEGHISTASCILANLSMETGRPLVYDPQKRQIIGDREANGLLQRTYRQPWIHPDPKSV; the protein is encoded by the coding sequence ATGAAGGATTTTAACATCAATCGCCGTCACTTTCTCAAAAGTGCATCGGCTTCCCTGGCACTCTCAACCCTCGGCCCCGGAGGATTGGATATAATTTTTCAGGATAAACCACTACGTGTGGGGCTGATCGGCACGGGCTGGTACGGAAAAAGTGACTTATTTCGACTGCTACAGGTAGCGCCGGTAGAAGTAAAGGCCCTTTGTGATCCTGATAATAATATGCTTTCGGAAGCAGCAAACCTGCTAAGCCAACGTCAGAAGTCCGAAAAGAAACCCAGACTTTATAATGATTACCGTAGACTGTTGGCTGATGAAGAGCTGGATATCGTTATCATAGGCTCACCTGACCACTGGCATGCTTTGCAGATGATTGATGCGGTAAAAGCCGGTAATCATGTCTATGTACAAAAACCAATCAGCGTGGATGTGATGGAAGGAGAGGCGATGGTAGCGGCTGCACGCAAATACAATAAAGTAGTGCAGGTAGGTACCCAGCGCAAAAGTACGCCTCATCTGATTGATGCCAAAAAGAAGGTGGTAGATGCTGGCCTGTTAGGCAAAGTATCGCACGTAGAGATGTGCTGCTATTTCCATATGCGTGCCAATGGCAACCCTCCCGTGCAGGAAGTACCCGATTTCTTTGATTATGAGATGTGGACCGGCCCAGCTCCTATGCGACCTTATGACGGACTTCCTCATCGCAGATGGTGGCGAACCTTTATGGAATATGGCAACGGCATTATGGGCGATATGTGCGTACATATGCTGGACACCGTCCGCTGGATGCTGGACTTAGGCTGGCCCAAACGTATCTCTTCCCAGGGTGGGATTTATGTGCAGAAAGACGGAAAGTCTAATATTGCCGACACCCAGTCAGCGGTGTTTGAATATGATGAACTGAACTGTGTATGGCAGCACCGTAGCTGGGGAACTCCTGCCGACCCTGAATATCCCTGGTCGTTTAAACTGTACGGTGAAAAAGGCACACTGGAGGGAAGTACCATGCAGGCTGACTTTATCCCTTATGGAGATGGTGAGAAAATACATTTTGACGTACTCTATGAAAAAGAAAAATATCCTGAAGATCTGACTGAAAAGGATATTGAGCTAAATGCAGCTCCAGCTACCCGTTTGCACATGCTGGATTTTCTTGATGCTATTAAAAATGGAAGTAAGCCAATTGCCGATATTGAAGAGGGGCATATTTCTACCGCAAGCTGTATACTGGCGAATCTATCTATGGAAACCGGTCGCCCACTGGTATATGATCCTCAAAAACGGCAGATTATTGGCGATCGTGAGGCAAACGGACTATTGCAACGTACTTATCGGCAACCCTGGATTCACCCTGACCCTAAGAGTGTGTAA
- a CDS encoding biliverdin-producing heme oxygenase: MVLQDLREKTSAQHRQLESHPLLHQLTSGQLSTGVYNTILQKFYGFFSPLEELISQYSPEDYLEDYQERRKAQLLLQDLNKIDNDHFSQQLPDICDDLPNITNTDGAMGALYVMEGSTLGGQMISRHVEKTLGFTPSNGTAFFYGYGKDTGKRWKKFQQAMQQYTSRQLTHTQLITGAQHTFSKLNTWLSL, from the coding sequence ATGGTATTACAAGATTTAAGAGAAAAAACATCTGCTCAACACAGGCAGCTGGAATCTCACCCTTTACTTCATCAGCTCACCTCAGGCCAATTATCAACTGGAGTCTATAACACCATTTTGCAAAAGTTTTATGGTTTTTTCTCCCCTTTGGAAGAATTAATAAGTCAGTACTCACCTGAAGACTACTTGGAAGATTATCAAGAACGCAGGAAAGCACAATTGCTGCTGCAGGATTTAAACAAGATTGACAATGACCATTTCAGCCAGCAGCTACCTGATATATGCGACGACCTCCCCAATATTACCAATACTGACGGTGCTATGGGGGCGCTTTATGTCATGGAAGGCTCAACATTAGGAGGGCAAATGATTTCAAGGCATGTAGAGAAAACCCTGGGCTTCACCCCTTCAAATGGTACTGCTTTTTTTTATGGCTATGGTAAAGATACCGGCAAACGCTGGAAGAAGTTTCAGCAAGCTATGCAGCAGTACACCAGCCGGCAACTTACGCATACACAACTCATCACTGGTGCCCAACACACGTTTTCCAAGCTTAATACCTGGCTTAGCTTATGA
- a CDS encoding GAF domain-containing protein, producing the protein MSRINDTHDQGPNKKNLSGQMGSNAEFCGSIPLNFLNLIQPHGMLVLLDKSYRIVQISENVGEILGKEPKEVLDQPFAALFPSDKFDAFQKKTEQEKLYNNIPLILHLETTGGVQRFAGIIHFHKKYLLLELEPIEDETSDITFISAYQDIKYIMARLQQVEKLAEFGAIAANEIRSFSGFDRVMLYQFDAQWNGTVIAEAQKGELEPYLGLKFPASDVPKQARELYFKNPYRLIPDVNFKPVRLFPIVNPLINGFTDISDCMLRSVPQVHVEYLKNMNVQASMSTPIIVDGRLWGLISCHHTTPKHVPFEQRYSFEVFSQLISSQLASREREEKLSVLNSRRRLELKLIELVYKKKEFEPEILIASDLLLELFHADSAALVWGSQYEGQGKIPSRSHAQEIVKWLRLFNKEKVFSTSSLVKHVRTAAAYKDIGSGLLAIQFSHSPVGYLLLFRPEIIQTVNWGGNPNETIKFEDDGKRYHPRNSFKKWQEKVEFTSKPWERELVEIAKNLRTVLLEKVLMDLQE; encoded by the coding sequence ATGAGTAGAATAAACGATACACACGATCAGGGTCCGAACAAAAAAAATCTCAGTGGGCAGATGGGCAGTAATGCGGAATTCTGCGGGAGCATCCCTCTCAACTTTCTTAACCTGATTCAGCCACATGGAATGCTTGTACTACTGGATAAGTCGTACCGGATTGTACAGATTAGCGAAAATGTTGGTGAAATCCTGGGCAAAGAACCAAAAGAAGTTTTAGATCAACCTTTTGCCGCTTTATTCCCCAGCGATAAATTTGATGCATTTCAAAAGAAGACCGAGCAAGAGAAGCTGTATAATAACATCCCTCTTATCCTTCATCTTGAAACTACCGGGGGTGTCCAGCGCTTTGCAGGGATCATTCACTTTCACAAAAAATACCTGCTGCTGGAGTTGGAGCCTATAGAGGATGAAACCAGCGACATTACATTTATCAGTGCTTATCAGGACATTAAGTATATCATGGCCAGACTACAGCAGGTGGAAAAGCTTGCTGAATTCGGAGCCATCGCCGCCAATGAAATCAGAAGCTTTTCGGGTTTTGATAGAGTCATGCTTTATCAGTTTGACGCACAGTGGAACGGCACCGTCATTGCTGAGGCACAGAAGGGTGAGCTTGAGCCTTATCTCGGCTTAAAATTCCCTGCCTCGGATGTCCCTAAGCAGGCGAGAGAGCTGTATTTTAAGAATCCTTATCGCCTTATTCCTGATGTAAACTTCAAGCCGGTAAGGTTATTCCCCATTGTGAATCCGTTGATCAACGGCTTTACAGATATTTCGGACTGTATGCTCAGAAGTGTACCTCAGGTCCATGTAGAATACTTAAAAAACATGAATGTACAGGCATCTATGTCTACGCCCATTATCGTGGACGGAAGGTTATGGGGACTGATTTCCTGTCATCATACTACTCCCAAGCATGTGCCCTTTGAGCAGCGTTATTCTTTTGAGGTATTTTCACAATTGATCTCCTCTCAGTTGGCCTCACGAGAAAGAGAAGAAAAGCTGAGCGTCCTCAATAGCAGACGCAGGCTGGAGTTGAAACTGATTGAGCTGGTTTATAAAAAGAAAGAGTTTGAGCCCGAAATATTAATAGCGTCCGATTTGCTCTTAGAACTTTTCCATGCCGATTCGGCTGCTCTGGTTTGGGGCAGTCAGTATGAAGGGCAGGGTAAGATCCCTTCCAGGAGTCATGCGCAGGAAATAGTGAAATGGTTGAGGCTTTTTAATAAGGAAAAAGTATTCTCTACCTCATCACTTGTTAAGCATGTGAGAACCGCAGCTGCTTACAAAGATATTGGCAGTGGGTTACTGGCTATTCAGTTTTCCCATTCGCCGGTAGGCTATCTTTTGCTTTTCCGTCCGGAGATTATACAGACTGTAAACTGGGGAGGAAATCCCAATGAAACAATAAAATTTGAGGATGATGGTAAGCGTTATCATCCAAGGAACTCCTTCAAAAAATGGCAGGAGAAAGTAGAGTTCACCTCCAAGCCCTGGGAAAGAGAATTGGTAGAGATTGCAAAAAATCTCCGAACAGTATTGCTGGAAAAGGTGTTAATGGATTTGCAGGAATAG